From the genome of Bacteroides sp. MSB163, one region includes:
- the thiD gene encoding bifunctional hydroxymethylpyrimidine kinase/phosphomethylpyrimidine kinase, which produces MDKKAIVLSVAGSDSSGGAGIQADIKAISALGGYAATAITAITVQNTLGVQAVHPVAAELVGQQMQAVMEDLQPDAIKIGMTGNVEIIHEIVRILRRYSPRKVVFDPVMVSTSGHSLMTDEALEAIRTKLIPKVTLVTPNLHETEVLLQQPVQTIDEMEDAACRLFEKYHCAFLIKGGHLTGHEMCDVLYDGKELNIFGGRRIHSANLHGTGCTLSSAIATFLAQGSSLYEAVEQAKEYISCAIEAGKNLRIGQGNGPLWHFPFPTYPVNEG; this is translated from the coding sequence ATGGATAAGAAAGCAATCGTCCTTTCCGTTGCCGGTTCCGACAGTTCCGGTGGCGCGGGTATACAGGCAGATATAAAAGCTATCTCGGCACTTGGAGGTTATGCAGCTACTGCTATCACAGCTATTACAGTGCAGAATACATTGGGTGTGCAAGCTGTTCATCCTGTTGCGGCAGAGCTGGTAGGCCAACAGATGCAGGCCGTGATGGAAGACTTGCAACCGGATGCCATTAAAATAGGTATGACCGGAAACGTAGAAATTATCCATGAAATAGTACGGATACTGCGTCGCTATTCTCCCCGGAAAGTGGTTTTCGATCCGGTGATGGTTTCTACCAGCGGGCATAGCCTGATGACGGATGAAGCATTGGAAGCCATTCGTACTAAGTTGATTCCGAAAGTAACTCTCGTAACTCCTAATCTGCACGAAACAGAAGTATTGTTGCAACAACCGGTTCAGACGATTGATGAAATGGAGGATGCCGCATGCCGGTTATTCGAAAAATATCACTGTGCTTTTCTTATTAAAGGAGGTCATCTGACCGGTCATGAAATGTGCGATGTACTTTATGACGGAAAAGAACTGAATATCTTTGGTGGCAGGCGCATTCATTCCGCCAACCTGCATGGTACGGGATGTACGCTTTCGTCCGCCATTGCCACTTTTCTAGCGCAAGGATCATCCTTGTATGAAGCAGTGGAGCAGGCTAAAGAATACATTTCCTGTGCTATTGAAGCCGGGAAGAATTTACGTATAGGGCAGGGGAATGGTCCTTTGTGGCATTTTCCGTTTCCGACATATCCGGTAAATGAAGGATAG
- a CDS encoding Gfo/Idh/MocA family oxidoreductase, producing MDKIRTGLAAFGMSGQVFHAPFISTNPHFELTAVTERSKELSRAKYPQSRIVRSFDELIGMEELELVVVNTPDSSHYEYARRALEAGKHVIVEKPFTTTVEEGEELVALAAEKELTLSVYQNRRWDCDFLTVKEILAQGLLGRLVEFESTFPRYRNFIKPNTWKETGENGGGLTYNLGAHVIDQAVQLFGMPEAVFADIATLRTGGKVDDYFIIHLMKSARMPEVKITLKASYLMCENEPRFVLHGTEGSYVKYGFDPQEADLTKGMLPDTPHWGEEDESQWGVLHTEKDGNVVRKPYPTLPGNYAAFYENIYQHIRNGEVLQSDACGVLGVIRLIEAAWESSRTGNVIKL from the coding sequence ATGGATAAGATAAGAACCGGATTGGCTGCCTTTGGAATGTCGGGACAAGTGTTTCATGCTCCTTTTATTTCCACAAATCCTCATTTTGAGTTGACTGCTGTCACTGAGCGTAGTAAAGAATTGTCACGGGCGAAGTATCCGCAATCCCGTATTGTGCGTAGTTTTGATGAGTTGATAGGAATGGAAGAACTGGAGTTAGTGGTAGTGAACACCCCTGACAGCTCCCATTACGAATATGCCCGTCGTGCTCTCGAAGCCGGAAAACATGTTATCGTAGAAAAACCTTTCACCACTACTGTAGAGGAAGGTGAAGAACTCGTAGCCCTTGCTGCGGAAAAAGAACTGACCTTAAGTGTTTACCAGAATCGTCGTTGGGATTGTGATTTCCTGACTGTGAAAGAAATATTGGCTCAGGGATTGTTAGGCCGTCTGGTAGAATTTGAATCAACCTTTCCCCGCTACCGGAATTTCATCAAGCCGAACACCTGGAAAGAAACCGGCGAGAATGGTGGTGGCCTGACTTATAATTTGGGTGCCCATGTCATCGACCAGGCTGTTCAACTGTTTGGCATGCCCGAAGCTGTATTTGCTGATATTGCAACTTTGCGTACCGGTGGTAAAGTAGATGATTATTTTATCATCCATTTGATGAAATCTGCCCGGATGCCGGAAGTGAAAATCACCCTGAAAGCCAGCTACCTGATGTGTGAGAATGAGCCTCGCTTTGTTCTTCATGGAACGGAAGGCTCTTATGTGAAGTATGGTTTTGATCCTCAGGAAGCGGATTTGACTAAAGGTATGTTGCCGGATACCCCGCATTGGGGAGAAGAGGATGAATCCCAATGGGGAGTGCTCCATACGGAAAAAGATGGTAATGTGGTGCGGAAACCTTATCCGACCCTTCCCGGAAACTACGCTGCTTTTTATGAGAATATTTATCAGCATATCCGGAATGGAGAAGTGTTGCAAAGTGATGCGTGCGGAGTGCTTGGTGTTATCCGCCTGATTGAGGCGGCATGGGAGAGTAGTCGTACAGGAAATGTTATAAAGTTGTAA
- a CDS encoding glycoside hydrolase family 28 protein: MKKLAFLSCLLPILWAACSGTATTRKESGEWAKVPEILKNIVPPTFPDSIYDVTAYGAKSDTSFDSRPAILEAINQCNTNGGGTVLIPAGNYFSKGAILLKSNVNLHVAEGARLEFSTVASDYLPMVLTKWEGTECFNYSPFIYAYQCTNVALTGKGTIDGNGTVTFNGWHALQGPALDRLRQMGIDSIPVYERVFGEGYYLRPCMIQFYGCKNVLVEDVQIYDSPFWIIHPVFCDNVTVRNVYIDSNNYNNDGCDPESSTNVLIENMDFNVGDDGIAIKSGRDQDGWRIGQATENVIIRNCHFARWAITVGSEMSGGVRNIFIEDCKIDSCRNGIYFKSNLDRGGYFENLNMRRIEADVCLWGVINFRTNYHGYRGGNHPTLFRNICIEDVTCNRVDSVALMANGLPEAKLYNITLRNIKVKQAPKAIQMDNVVNLTLENVEVNGRQITSTEQTD; encoded by the coding sequence ATGAAGAAATTAGCTTTTTTATCCTGTCTGCTTCCCATTCTGTGGGCAGCATGTAGCGGTACTGCAACTACCCGCAAAGAATCCGGTGAATGGGCAAAAGTCCCCGAAATCCTGAAGAACATTGTTCCGCCAACTTTTCCGGACAGTATATATGACGTAACTGCCTACGGGGCAAAAAGCGATACGAGTTTTGACAGCCGACCTGCCATATTGGAAGCCATCAATCAATGTAATACAAATGGTGGCGGCACCGTTCTCATCCCTGCCGGAAACTATTTCAGCAAAGGCGCCATCCTGCTGAAAAGTAACGTAAACCTGCACGTTGCGGAAGGCGCACGTCTGGAATTCTCAACCGTGGCCTCTGACTATCTCCCCATGGTATTGACCAAATGGGAAGGAACGGAATGTTTCAACTACTCCCCTTTCATCTATGCCTACCAGTGCACCAATGTCGCCCTGACCGGCAAAGGCACGATTGACGGTAACGGAACTGTAACCTTCAATGGTTGGCACGCCCTGCAAGGTCCCGCCCTGGATCGCTTGCGCCAGATGGGTATCGATTCCATCCCGGTATACGAACGCGTATTCGGAGAGGGATATTACCTGCGCCCATGCATGATACAATTCTACGGCTGCAAGAATGTACTTGTAGAAGATGTACAGATCTACGATTCTCCGTTCTGGATTATCCATCCTGTATTCTGCGACAATGTCACCGTACGCAATGTATATATAGACAGTAACAACTACAACAACGATGGTTGTGACCCGGAATCAAGTACGAACGTACTGATTGAGAACATGGACTTCAATGTGGGAGATGATGGTATCGCCATAAAATCAGGACGCGACCAGGACGGCTGGCGCATCGGCCAAGCCACGGAAAATGTGATTATCCGCAACTGCCACTTCGCCCGGTGGGCCATTACCGTCGGTAGTGAAATGTCCGGTGGCGTACGGAACATTTTTATCGAGGATTGCAAGATAGACAGTTGCCGCAACGGTATTTACTTCAAATCAAATCTGGACCGTGGCGGATACTTTGAAAACCTGAACATGCGCCGGATAGAAGCGGACGTCTGCCTGTGGGGAGTGATTAATTTCCGTACGAATTACCACGGATACCGCGGTGGAAATCATCCGACACTCTTCCGCAATATCTGCATAGAAGATGTAACCTGCAACCGCGTGGACAGCGTAGCACTCATGGCAAACGGATTGCCGGAAGCTAAACTTTATAATATCACCCTGCGGAACATAAAGGTAAAACAGGCACCGAAAGCCATACAGATGGATAATGTGGTGAACTTAACACTCGAAAACGTAGAGGTGAACGGAAGGCAGATTACTTCCACTGAGCAAACTGATTAA
- a CDS encoding hybrid sensor histidine kinase/response regulator transcription factor has protein sequence MLIKKKEIALLLIFLSLVVTNLFAENYYFKRYDKENGLSQQTVFCAVQDRRGFLWFGTKVGLNRFDGTKFKNYVADPEQPNSLPNNTVLALAEAPDGSLWLGTSDGLCTYNPEKDTFAPFVSVDLTIEGLIDNLVFDKQGNLWVINSKGIYCLDVKNGNHKFFPASDFFVPTGITVTQSGSVWVLGLDGNIYLFNPQRMEFSSYPILTKEEKTKHILLYRILECSNGDLVVTTDRIGARRFSPNNGEVKVLFCNDSQNNPIYIHTAIQRNKDEFWFGTESGIHIYQLDLGFIDHLQKSYNDAYSLSDNAVHMLLKDREEGIWVGTFFGGVNYLSSNNTLFDKYLPKDEKGSIKANVIREIHPDVEGNLWVGTEDGGLCYFDTKTKVFRALTNLKWDGRPISKNIQCLLVDKNMIWIGTFDSGIYLFDLKSQNIINHFCSENTGSGLLVNGIVCFRKTSFNEILVGTMGGLYRYVESKNRFEIVPQLDWGLVHSIYEDLDHTLWVVTMGRGLFTFKYNGIHEKITVKTMPFISNYITTIFEDSRKRLWIGTEGNGLFLYDRIDGTFTQTLSKLDYSGQIIYQIIEDATGMLWVTTSNGLLHYDPEQKALSRFTTLNGLPIDQFNYNSGYQDRIGNIYFGSLKGMIAFSPENFIKASEPLKVFFTGFQLFNKEIETCQPDSPLKQSIIFTDKITLRYDQSTFSIDFAIPTYSISQDVWYRYKLEGLDHEWIVSQGPKKLYYTKLPQGRYTLRVQASRESGTWTGEASSLVIIVKPPFWSMPFAYFLYVLIIFTTFTWFFIRYKRKLKEKERHQIEMLQNEKYKEILQAKISFFTNITHEIRTPLTLIMGSLNRIIKSGEKKLAENENIAVMSKNTQRLLDLVNQLLDFRKIESSTFLMSFVKLDIKQLLEETYSRFTPIAQTRCIDFHFSMPDEGCEIIADKEALIKILSNMLNNAIKFCDHIVEVSLVSIQKEDNSIVRIRVNNDGERIPKDVTTDIFKPFFQYFGEDARVSAKGSGLGLPLAKSLAEMHNGAFYLDNSITEMNSFVLDLPLEQHDVAEPGHSPFYKETSSVEGNKDYMHKSMYNVLVVDDEVELRQFVCEELTPQYNVLVADNGKQALEILESHVVSLIISDLMMPVMDGIELCKSVKTNIKYCHIPIIVLTAKVSLQAHIDVLESKADAYIEKPFSTEHLLAQVSNLLANRELIRSTFVRSPHAHLISVASNNIDEKFIGKMNDYVMNNLSDSCLSVESLAEYMNMSVSTLYRKVKAITSLAPNDFIRLCRLKKAAEMLAKGDLRINEVAESLGFSTTSYFTSCFMKQFGITPSEFIKLNKNK, from the coding sequence ATGCTCATAAAGAAAAAAGAAATAGCGTTATTACTAATTTTTCTCTCTTTGGTAGTAACTAACCTTTTTGCCGAAAACTATTATTTTAAGCGATATGACAAAGAGAATGGGCTTTCTCAGCAAACTGTTTTCTGTGCAGTTCAAGATCGTAGAGGTTTCTTGTGGTTTGGTACGAAAGTTGGTCTGAACCGGTTCGATGGTACAAAGTTTAAGAACTATGTGGCCGATCCGGAACAGCCCAATTCTCTTCCCAACAATACAGTTCTTGCTCTGGCGGAAGCACCGGATGGTTCTCTCTGGTTAGGGACTTCAGATGGTTTATGTACTTACAATCCGGAGAAGGATACTTTTGCTCCGTTTGTCAGTGTTGACCTGACAATTGAAGGTTTAATAGATAATTTAGTTTTTGACAAGCAGGGAAATCTTTGGGTTATAAATTCTAAGGGCATATACTGCTTGGATGTAAAAAATGGAAATCATAAGTTTTTTCCTGCATCTGATTTCTTTGTGCCTACAGGGATAACAGTGACTCAGTCCGGTAGTGTATGGGTATTAGGTCTGGATGGTAATATCTATTTGTTTAACCCTCAACGCATGGAGTTTTCGTCTTATCCTATATTGACAAAAGAAGAGAAAACAAAACATATTCTACTTTATCGGATTCTGGAATGTAGTAATGGAGACTTGGTTGTGACTACAGATCGTATTGGGGCCAGGCGTTTTTCCCCTAACAATGGTGAAGTTAAAGTCTTGTTTTGCAATGATTCTCAGAATAATCCTATTTATATCCATACGGCTATTCAGCGGAATAAAGATGAATTCTGGTTTGGTACAGAGTCAGGTATTCATATCTATCAATTGGATTTGGGATTTATTGATCATTTACAGAAGTCGTATAATGATGCTTATTCGCTTTCTGATAATGCTGTTCATATGTTGTTGAAAGACCGTGAAGAAGGTATTTGGGTAGGGACTTTTTTTGGTGGTGTGAATTACTTGTCGAGTAATAATACATTGTTTGATAAGTATTTGCCGAAAGATGAAAAAGGAAGTATAAAGGCAAATGTTATTCGTGAAATTCATCCGGATGTGGAAGGAAATTTATGGGTAGGAACTGAAGATGGAGGGTTATGCTATTTTGATACCAAGACAAAAGTATTCAGGGCATTGACTAATCTGAAATGGGACGGACGTCCCATATCCAAAAATATACAATGCTTGCTGGTTGATAAAAATATGATATGGATTGGAACTTTTGATAGTGGTATCTACCTGTTTGATTTGAAGTCGCAAAATATAATCAATCATTTCTGTAGTGAGAATACTGGTTCCGGATTATTGGTTAATGGGATCGTTTGTTTCAGGAAGACTTCTTTTAATGAAATATTGGTTGGTACAATGGGAGGATTATACCGCTATGTAGAGTCAAAGAATAGATTTGAAATTGTTCCGCAACTGGATTGGGGACTTGTACATTCCATTTATGAGGATTTAGATCATACTTTATGGGTTGTTACAATGGGGAGAGGATTGTTTACATTCAAATATAATGGGATACATGAGAAGATAACAGTTAAGACAATGCCATTCATCAGTAACTATATCACTACTATCTTCGAAGATTCCCGGAAGCGTTTATGGATTGGTACTGAAGGAAACGGGCTTTTTCTTTATGACAGGATAGATGGGACATTTACTCAGACTTTATCTAAACTGGATTATTCCGGACAAATTATTTATCAGATTATAGAGGATGCCACAGGAATGTTATGGGTAACTACTTCGAATGGCTTATTGCATTATGATCCTGAGCAGAAAGCTTTAAGCAGGTTTACAACGTTGAATGGATTGCCGATAGATCAATTTAATTATAATTCCGGCTATCAGGATCGAATAGGCAATATTTATTTTGGCTCATTGAAAGGAATGATAGCTTTCTCGCCTGAGAATTTTATAAAGGCATCAGAACCATTAAAAGTATTCTTTACAGGTTTTCAGTTATTTAATAAAGAAATAGAGACCTGTCAACCGGATTCTCCTTTGAAACAATCGATTATTTTTACAGATAAAATAACATTGCGTTATGATCAGTCTACTTTTAGTATTGATTTTGCTATACCTACTTATTCTATTTCTCAGGACGTATGGTATAGATATAAGCTTGAAGGGTTAGATCATGAATGGATTGTTAGTCAAGGACCTAAGAAATTGTATTATACAAAGTTACCACAGGGGAGATACACTCTTCGTGTACAAGCTTCAAGAGAAAGCGGAACATGGACTGGCGAAGCTTCTTCATTGGTTATCATTGTAAAACCTCCATTCTGGAGTATGCCATTTGCGTATTTCTTGTATGTTCTTATTATCTTTACTACATTTACTTGGTTTTTCATCAGATACAAAAGAAAACTCAAAGAGAAGGAACGACACCAGATAGAAATGTTACAGAACGAGAAGTATAAGGAAATTCTTCAGGCTAAGATTAGTTTCTTTACAAATATTACTCATGAAATAAGAACCCCTTTGACATTGATAATGGGGTCATTGAACCGTATAATAAAGTCGGGAGAAAAGAAACTTGCTGAGAATGAAAATATAGCTGTCATGAGTAAGAATACTCAGCGTTTGCTCGATCTGGTAAATCAGCTACTTGATTTCAGAAAGATAGAATCTTCTACCTTCTTGATGAGTTTTGTAAAACTGGATATCAAACAACTACTTGAAGAGACTTATAGCCGTTTTACTCCGATAGCTCAAACCAGATGCATTGATTTTCATTTTTCCATGCCTGATGAGGGATGTGAAATAATAGCTGATAAAGAGGCTTTAATAAAGATATTAAGTAATATGTTGAACAATGCGATTAAATTCTGTGACCATATTGTTGAGGTATCTTTAGTGAGTATACAGAAAGAAGACAATTCGATTGTTCGGATTAGGGTGAACAATGATGGAGAAAGAATCCCTAAAGATGTGACAACAGACATCTTTAAACCTTTTTTCCAGTATTTCGGAGAAGATGCAAGAGTATCGGCAAAAGGTTCCGGATTAGGGTTGCCTTTAGCTAAATCACTGGCCGAGATGCATAATGGCGCTTTTTATCTTGATAATTCCATTACTGAGATGAATTCCTTTGTGCTTGATCTACCCTTGGAACAGCATGATGTTGCAGAGCCGGGACATTCTCCTTTTTATAAGGAAACCTCTTCTGTAGAAGGAAATAAAGACTATATGCATAAGAGCATGTATAATGTACTGGTGGTTGATGATGAAGTAGAATTGCGTCAGTTTGTTTGTGAAGAACTAACCCCACAATATAATGTGTTGGTTGCCGATAATGGGAAACAAGCATTGGAAATCTTGGAAAGTCATGTAGTATCGCTGATTATTAGTGATTTGATGATGCCGGTGATGGATGGAATTGAATTGTGTAAGTCTGTCAAAACAAATATAAAATATTGTCATATTCCTATTATTGTATTAACAGCTAAAGTTTCTTTACAGGCCCATATTGATGTACTGGAATCGAAAGCTGATGCTTATATAGAGAAGCCGTTCTCTACAGAGCATTTACTGGCTCAGGTTTCAAATCTTTTAGCTAACAGAGAGCTTATCCGTTCTACATTTGTTCGCTCACCTCATGCACATCTCATAAGTGTTGCGTCTAACAATATAGATGAGAAATTTATTGGAAAGATGAATGATTACGTGATGAATAATTTGTCTGATTCCTGTTTGTCGGTTGAAAGCCTGGCTGAATATATGAATATGAGCGTATCGACACTTTATAGAAAAGTGAAAGCTATCACTTCTTTGGCGCCTAATGACTTTATTCGTTTATGCCGATTAAAGAAGGCTGCTGAAATGTTGGCTAAAGGTGATCTTCGGATCAATGAAGTTGCTGAGAGTTTAGGATTTTCTACCACTTCATATTTTACCTCATGTTTCATGAAGCAGTTTGGAATTACTCCGAGTGAGTTTATTAAGTTGAACAAGAATAAATGA